The DNA sequence CTTTACGCCGAACTAGGAGGTGCCTTCGGCACAGTTATGAGTTCTAAGTTACTAGTTACTAGAGATGTTCTTATAGCAAATTCTAGTAACTAGCCCGAAGGGCGAAGTAACTATTAACTAGTAACTACAATGAGGTTTATGATGAATAAAATAAAATTGCTTTTTGTGTTTGTTGCGATGGCGCTTGCGGCGCCTGCGTTTGCGGCGATTGATACGATTGCTGTGGATGTGGGGATTTCGGTATTCCAGACGATGCCGATAGGTGTTGTGCCTTTTGAAGAAGAAGGTAACATCAAGTGGACAAACGAAGCTCCGCACTTGATTTTGACGCGTGATGCAAACCTCACGGGGCGTTTCGAAGCCGTGAATTCGGACAAGTTTGACTTGGTGCTTTTTAGCAAGAAGCGCGCCCGCCAGTATGTGACCGGCAATGCGACCAAGCTTTCGAACGGGAAAATCAAGCTTGATTGCTATCTGTATGCCGCCGAAACGAAGGACTTACTGCTCGGCGAGAGCTATACCGTGAAGCCCTATGATGTGCGTCAGGCGATACATTCGTTTTTTGACAAGGTTGTTTATCGCTTGTTCGGGGAACGTGGTGTCGCATCTACAAAGCTTGCTTACGTCTCGAAAATCGATGGCGTGAAGCAGGTCGTTATTTCGGATTACGATGGTTTTTCGCGTAGGCAGATTACGCGCGATTCCTCTATCAACATGATGCCAGTTTGGCAGAAGGGCAACAAGGGCCTTGTGTATGTGAACTTCCGCAAGCAGCGCCCGAACCTTTACGCCATCACGTTTGGTGGCAAGGAAACCCCGCTCTTTACGCAGTTCAAGCAGACGTTTAGCCCGGCTGTGAATCCGAAAACTGGCGAACTCCTTTTCTCGGTGACGGATGGCGGCAAGACGGAACTTTATCGCGGTGATATAAAGACGGGTTCTGCGCAGAAGTTCTTGCACTTGAAATCGAATCAGGTGAGCCCTTCCTGGAGTCCGTTTGCAAGCGAAGTGCTCTTTACGAGTGACCGTGGCGGTTCTCCGCAAGTGTATGCGGTAGGGAAGGACGGTACGGACGTGCGCCGCATTACGTACATGGGCCATTATAATGAACGCGCGAGCTGGTCTCCGGAAGGAGATCGCATTGTCTACACGTCGATGGACGATGGTAAGATGAACATTTATACTTGCGCTCTCGATGGTACGGATATTATCCAGCTGACTTCGAACGCGGGGAATAACGAACACCCGACTTGGTCGCCCGATGGCAAGTTGATTGCATTTGCAAGTGACCGCGGTGGCAATTATCAAATTTATATTATGCGTAAAGACGGAAGTGGCGTGACTCGTATTACGAATGGTGTTGAAAATACATCGCCGACTTGGTCCTGGTTCTTTGACGATAAGAAATTTAAATAGAGGAGTGAATTATGGGTAAGGTCATTAAACTTGCATTGATGGGTACGGCTGTTGCACTCTTTGCTTGGGGCTGCAGCAAGGAAAAGCCAGAAACGGATCCGCAACCGCAAACGGCGCCGGAAGCTCCTGCGGATTCTACGCTCAATCTCGATGCGCTTGTGGCAGATACGCTGAGCGCGGATTCTTTGGCCCGCCTGGAAGCGGAACGCCTCGAAGCAGAACGTGCGCGCTTGGAAGAATTGATCAACCGCATCATGCTTGAAGATGTGTACTTTGACTATGACCGCTCCGAATTGACCGAAAATGCAAAGCGTTTGCTCGCGCAAGTGGCTGAGATTTTGGTCAACGAAACTCGCTTTATCGTGACGGTCGAAGGCCATACGGATGCTCGTGGCACTGAAGACTACAACATTTCTCTGGGCGCTCGCCGCTCGACAGTGGTGCGCGAATTCTTGATTGCTTATGGTGTGGATGCCAACAGGCTTGTTTCGGTAAGCTATGGCAAGGAACGCCCGAAGGTTCAGGGTTCTGACGAAATGGCGTATTCCAAGAATCGCAGAGCGCATTTCCGCGTGTCCATTGATCAGTAGTTTGGGGAGAACTTTATCGTGAATTTGAAGACTTTATCTCTTAGCGTTGTTTTGGCGTCTTTTGTGCTTTCGGGATGCAGTAGCATTACGATGTTGCGTACAAAAGAAATGCGCGCGGTCGGTGACGATGTCATTGCTAAAAATGATTCGTCGTATAAGGCCCTTTCTGCTGAAAATGCATCGCTCCGTGCAGAACTCGATAGCGTGAAGGCTCAGCTTGATGCTTCTGCGGTGGCGCAAAAGCGCTTGCAGGCCGAAGTGACTGTGCTTTCGAATCGCATGAGCGAAGAGACGGTCCGCCGCGATACGCGCCAGGAAGAAATCATTTACCGCTTGGATTTGCTCCTCGGCAAGTCTGACAAGATCTTGGCAAAGAAGGTCGTGGTGAACAATGGCGTGGCAAGCGCTGTGATGGAACCGGATGCCAATGCCGAAAAGATGATTGAGGCGGAAACGATGTTTAATGCCGCTCATTCGGATTATCACCGTGGCGAATACAAGCTCGCGTACAATGGCTTTAAGCAGGTTTATGAACTTGTGAAAAAGGGAGAAATGGCTGAAGGTGCTCTCTACTGGATGTCTCTTTGCTTGATTGAAGCGAACCAGGCGGCCAAGGCAAAGACGCTCCTCACGAATCTCGTGGATTCTAATCCGAATGGGATGAAGGCTTGCGCGGGCATGTATAAGCTTGCTTCGATTTACGGCAATGAATGCAATCTGGACCGTAAAAAGCAGTATTTGCAGATGATTCTTTCGAACAATACGTGTGCTTCGACTCCAGAACTGGAGCAGGCGGCGCTTTCGTTGCAGGAAATGCTCGACTTTAAGTCTCCTGACGGGCGCTCGGCAACGGAGATTTGTAGAGAACAAATGCGGTAAAAACATCTCGTCGTTCTGAGGGGCTATGCCCCGAAGGACCCAGTCAAGTCTTGTTTTGCATTGACGAGATATGACTGGACCCTTCACTTCGTTCAGGGTGACGCTGAGGAAAATGTCTTCAGGGTGACGAAGTGCAAAAAAAGCCGGCTGGAAGCCGGCTTTTTTGCGTTTTGGATGACGCAATTTTTTATTCGTCGCGGGCGTCCGGGTTGAAACGCTTAACGGTCGCACCGATCTTAGCCATCTTGGCTTCGAAATCTTCGTAACCGCGATCGAGGTGGTAAATGCGGCTGATGGTCGTTTCACCTTCGGCAATGAGGCCTGCGAGTACGAGGGCTGCACTTGCGCGGAGGTCAGAACCCATGATGTCTGCACCTTCGAGCGGGAGGCCGCCCTTGATGGTGGCCGTGTTGCCGTTCATCTGGATGGACGCGCCCAGGCGTTCGAGTTCGGCGACATGCTTGAAGCGGTCGTTATAGACCGTGTCTTGCACGAGGCTGTTGCCTGGAATGGAAAGAAGCGTTGCCATGAACGGTGCCTGCATATCGGTCGGGAATCCCGGGAACGGGAGCGTCACAAGGCTCATCGGCTTGAGTTCCTGCTGGCGGGCATCGACTTCGGCCCAGTCTGCACCGACGCTTACCTTGCAGCCGATTTCGCGGAAGGCGTCAAGCGTAGAGGCGATATGTTCCGGGATGATGCGCGTGACTTTCACGCGGCCGCGTGTGATGGCGGCGGCGCAGAGGAACGTGCCAGCTTCAATGCGGTCCGGGATGGTGACACCTGTACCCGGGCGGAGGGATTCGACGCCCTGGACGGTGAGGGTGCGCGTACCGCGGCCCTGAATTTTAGCGCCCATGCTGGTGAGGAAGTCGATGAGGTTATCGATTTCGGGTTCGAGGGCGGCATTCTGCAAGACGCTCACGCCCTTGGCAAGAGTTGCTGCCATCAAGACGTTGACCGTTGCGCCGACGCTAGAAATCGGGAAGTTGAAGTTACCGCCGGGGAGGCGGCCTTCGCAAGTGGCTTCGACGTAACCGTGCGTGACGGTAATCTTTGCACCGAGCGCTTCGAGACCCTTGAGGTGAAGGTCCACAGGGCGCGGGCCCCAGGCGCATCCGCCGGGGAGCGAGACGCGGCAGCGGCCGAATCTGGCGACGAGAGGGCCGAGCACGTAGAAGCTTGCGCGCATGGTCTTCACGAGTTCGTACGGAGCTTCGAGATGGTCTACACCGCGAGTGTCGATTTTTAGGACGTGGCTACCGCCATTGATATGGCAACCGATCACGCGGAGCACATCGGACATGGTCTTCATATCTTTCAGGTGCGGAACATTCGTGATTTCAGAAACGCCTTCGGCGAGAAGTGCTGCTGCCATGACGGCAAGAACGGCGTTCTTTGCTCCAGAAATTTCAACTTCACCATTGACAGGTGCTTTAACTTGCGGAACGATAAACTGATCCATATAAATTAAACCTCTTTATTTTCTTTTTGTTCGATGGCATTATGAACGACACGTGTTCTTGCTATAAAGTCGTGTAGCGCTCTCTTTTGCGGATCGATAAGGACGATAAGGTAGCCCAGACCATAAAAAACGAGTGTCGCTTGCGTGACAATGCTTGCGATAAAGCGGAAAATCGAGAACGCCCACGAAAGCTTTTCGCCATTTGCCATTTCAACATGGATGTGCAAAAGCTTTTTGCCCGGTGTGGCGCCCCAGACGGCGTGGAATACGATAAAGTAAACAGCCTGTACAAAGCTCCAAATTGTAAAGAACGCGGACATTCCGGGGAGTTCGAGCGCCTTGGAAACAAGTTCTGTGGAGGTCGGATTTTCGATGTACTGGTTTACGATCTCGGAGACGGCATTCAAGTCCAGCATGCCTGCCAGGCTCATGACGTAAAGGAATAGTGCCCCAAAAATCGAAAGAATTATGTTATCTATAATAAAGGCGTTCGCGCGTACAAAAAAGCCGGCGTAACGCTTGCGATTCATCCTGCTCTGGAGAAGCGTTTCAATCGTCTGCTTGAGGAGCTCTTCTTCGCTTGGCTCTGGGGGTTCGCTTGCTTCGGGAAAATCCTTCCATGCTTTCCAATTAGCTTCGCCGGTGTGCCAGACTAAAGTTTCGTCTTTTATTTTGCCTTCGTTGACAAAATCTCTAATTTCATCGATAGAATAAGGACCTTGACGCCTATCCCCGTCGGTGATTGATGTGTCGATATAAAACCATTTCATGTTGTGGAATAATTTAGTAAAAAGTTCGCAAGCCGAATTTTCGAAAAAATCCTAAATTTACAGGTTATGATGATGTTTAAAATTGGTCAGCGCTACGTTAGCCAAGCCGAACCTACCCTGGGGCTTGGTATTGTATCTGAAGTTCAGGGCCGTACTGTTAAAATTTTGTTCCCGTCTATCGGTCAAGCTCGTATTTACAGGACCGATGAAGCTCCGATTGAACGATTTGTGTTGCAAGTGGGTGAAACCGTCAAGAGTGAAAAGGGTGTCTCCTTCGTGGTGGACTCCGTTCGCGAAGATGCGGGTATTGTGGTTTATGTCGGGCGTAATGGCAAAGAGATGAAGGAATCCGAGCTGAGTTCGAAGATTTCGACCGCTCGACCGGCTGTGCTATTTAAGGCCTTGGCCGATGACGAAGTTTGCTCGTCGCGTGATTTTTTGCGTCATGAAGATGCGATGGAAATGTATTACAAGTGGACGTCTTCGCCGGTTCGCGGCATGATTGGTCCGCGAGTGAACATGATCCCGCACCAGTATTACCTTTGCTACCGCGCATGCTCTAGCTCGACACTCCCAAGGCTCATGCTTTCGGACGAAGTGGGCTTGGGCAAGACGATTGAAGCGGGCATGATTTGGCATGCTCTCAAGTCGAGAGGCCGCATCCAGCGTACGCTCGTGATTGTCCCGGAAACGCTGAAGCACCAGTGGATGATCGAAATGAAGCGACGTTTCAACCAGCTCTTTACGCTGGTGGATGAAGGCTACATCCGCGGGCTTTTCGTGGGCGTCGCTAAAGACGAGACGAAACCCAATCCGTTCTTGCAGAGTAACGACATCATCGTGTCCATTGACTTTTTGATGGCGCAGCCTGCTTTGATTGAAGACCTTTTGAAGACGAACTGGGACATGACCATCATTGATGAAGCTCACCATCTGGTGTGCGAGGATGGTTTCACGAGCCACGAGTACATGCTTGCGAACAGGGTGATTGGACGCTCGAAGGGTGTGCTGCTTTTGACCGGTACTCCCTTGCAGCTCCATCCGGAATCTCAGTTCAACCGTCTCAAGATGCTCGACCCGGTGCGCTTTGCAGACTATAACGATTTTATCAAGGACCAGGAAGCTTACCTCAAGCTTGTGCGAGATTTAAATAAGCTTCCGACCGACCCGAACCACCACATGAGCTGGGACGACTTGTACGAATGCGTCCCGAAGAACTCGCAAATCCGTCCGTGGCTTGAACAGGAAAATTCAAAGTCCATGACCGCAGGCGAATGGATGCGCCGCATTGTCGATGGCATGGGCACGGGTTCTGTGGTGTTCCGCAATACGCGTAAGGGCGTGGGCGGATTCCCGAAGCGTGTGCTCGATGAAATCCCGCTTGAACCGAATCCGGCTTACCGTGAAATGGTGGATGTCGCTGCCGACCGCGACTTGGAAGCTTCGACGGACATTCAGGAAAATGGCCTCCTCTGCACGAGGTTCTCCGACGCATGGGCGATGGATGAACGTTTTGTGTGGCTCAAGGGGTTCCTCAAGGAATACAAGAACGAAAAGGTTTTGCTGATTTGCGAATCTATCCAGGTCGTGCAGGCGCTTGAAACTTTGCTCCTCGAATTCCTGGGCGAAGGTGCGTTTGTGATGTTCCACGAAGACATGAGCATCATGGCTCGTGACAAGGCTGCGGCAAACTTCAGCAAGCCCGATGGTGCAAACTTGCTCATCGCATCAGAAATTGGTTCTGAAGGCCGTAACTTCCAGTTCTCGCATCACTTGGTGCTGTTTGACTTGCCGCTTGATGCGGCGCTTGTGGAACAGCGTATTGGCCGCTTGGACCGCATTGGTCAGGACAAGGACATCATCATCCACGTGCCGTACGTGAAGGGCTCGGGTCAGGAAGTGATGTTCCGCTGGTACAATGAAGGCTTGAACTCGTTTGGCGCTCCGCTCATGAGCGGTGGTGAACTCTTCCTCAAGTACACGGAATCACTGATTGAAGCTTTGGCAACGCCGCGCGCTAGCCTTGAAAACTTTGTGAAGAACGTCATCCCGCAGGTCAAGAAAGACTGCGAGCAGATGCGTAAGCATATTGAAAACGGCCGTGACCGCTTGCTCGAATTCAACTCCCGCAATCCAGAAAAGGCAAAGGAAATCACGGATGAAATTCGTGAACTTGATGCCGAGCCGGAACTCAAGAATCTCGTGTTTGATTCCTTGATGAATCGCGGACTTGATGTGGAAAAGAGTTCTGTGCAGGATTGCTTCCTCATCACGATGGGACCGCAGGTTGAAGCGGGTTCTGTGCCGGGCATGCCTGATTTGGCAATGGCTGCGACGAGTGCTGGCGGTGGCCGCGTGAATAGCCAGACGGATCTCTGTGGCGAAGGTAGTGGAGAAGGTGACGGCGATGGTCGCGTGAGCGGTGGCACTTGCATGACGGTCACGTTCGATCGCGATGTTGCGATGACGCACGACGATATTGAATTTATCAGCTTGGACCATCCGCTGGCTCAAGGCGTGTTCGATTACGAAACGAGCTTTGGCCGTGGAACAGTGTCTTGCGCCATTTGGCCGAACTCCGGTTTGCGTGGGCTCATGATGCAGTACAACTTTGCTGTGGAACTCCCGGTGTCCGAAGAATGGGGCTGTGCCGATATCGCAGGGCCGAAGTATTTCAAGGTGCTCGTGAATGCGAAGGGCGAAAACATGTCCGGGTATTTCGATGCGCTTTCGAATGCGGCGCTTAAGGACGTTGGCGTTCCGCAGGGCAATGCGGCTGTCGATATGACGCTCCGTTACTTTGCTAAGGATGGCCTTGCAAAGGCTCGCTTGATTGTTTCTGAACAGGCTAAGAAGTATGCCGAAGAAGCGGCGAATGCCGTGGAAGCGCGTTCGGAACAGGAATACCAGCGCATGAACCATTTGCTCTCGATGCGTGGCAAGGCGGGTACGAGCGAAGCTTTGAAGCAGCTCCGCAAGAACGTGCAGGAACGCAAGAAGATTGTGGCGAACCCGCAACTCCGCCTCGATGCAATCCGCCTGGTGGTGTGTAAGTAAGGGTTGAAATTGCGTTATAAGATTTTGAGTTCCGAGTTCTGAGTTACTAGTTACTAGATTATCTCATTATGAAATTCTCTAGTAACTAGCCAAAAGGGCAAAGTAATTAGAAACAGTGCCGAAGGGCACCCTAGTAACTAGAAACTATTAACTAGTAACTAAAAATATGAGTGAATTAAGAAAGAACATTTTAGATGAAGCTCGCCGCGTGGTGGTGAAGATTGGATCTCGCATTCTCGTGGATTCCGAGCGAGGTGGCGTTCGTACGCGTTACATCCAGAAGCTCGCGGATTCCGTGGCTCGCTTGATGGATGCCGGCAAGGAAGTCGTCATTGTCACGAGTGGCGCTGTGGGTACTGGCATGGCTGAACTGGGTTACGCTCAAAAGCCGACCGTACTTGCCGAAAAGCAGGCTTGCGCTGCCGTGGGCCAGATTGACCTCATGTATGCTTATCGCGAAATGTTCCGCTGGGTGCAACTCTCCGTCGGTCAGATTCTCTTGTCTGCAGAAGACTTCCGCGACCGTGCACGTTACAAGAATTTACAGAACACCATCAAGGCAATGCTTGCTCGCAAGATTGTTCCGATTATTAACGAGAACGACTCCTTGGCTGTTGCCGAAATCAAGGTGGGCGATAACGACAAGCTTTCGAGCGATGTGGCGCTGTTCTTGGATGCTGACTTGCTCCTCATCTTTACGGATGAAGATGGCTTGTTCGATGACAATCCGAAGAAGAATCCGAACGCCCGCTTGTTGAACTTTGTTCCTGAAATTACGCCTGCCATTTTGGCGCTTGCCGGAAAGCCCGGCGAGGCCGGGTCCGCCGTCAGTACCGGCGGCATGAGGAGCAAGCTCGAAGCCATTCGCAATGTGACGAAGAGTGGCGCGAATGCATTCCTCGCTAGCGGTATGAAGGTCCTCCCGCATCAGGTGTTCTTTGAAAATGCAACAGGTACGTTGTTTGCTGGTTCCAAGAAAAAGCTCAATAGCCGTCAGCGCTGGCTCAGCTTTATCACAACGCCGCGTGGAAGCGTGATTGTCGATGAAGGTGGCGTGAAGGCTTTGCGTGAAAATCATTCGAGTTTGTTGCCGGTTGGCGTGATTGCGGTACAGAAGCATTTCGACAAGGGTGACTTGATTGAAGTCCAGGACGAAAAGAAGAATCCTGTGGCTCGCGGTGTCGCTGGTTTTGATAGCGAAACGCTCAAGCTTGTGCTCCGCAAGAAGACTGCCCAGGTGCATGAAATCTTGGGCAAGAATGTCCCTGATGAACTTATCCACAAGAACGACTTGGTTGTATTCTAACTAGGTGACTTTAGACCGCTTTAGACAAAAGGATCAAACGTATGGCTGAAGATCAGAATGTCGAAGAACTGGCCGAAGAATCGGCGGAACTCCCGAAAGTTGAAAGTAGGGAAGACCTGGCTCGCATTATACAGGCGCTTGTGTTTGCGTCTCCGGATGTCGTGACGCTCAAGAAGCTTCGCGAAATTCTTGGCGATTTTTTGGATGCTCGTTCTGTGGCGGATGCGCTCATCACTGCGAACGATTCTTTGAACAAGATTCAGTCTCCGTTTGAAATTGTGGAACAGGCGGGCGGTTACCGCTTTAGAACACGTGCAAAGTATTATCCGTGGGTGCGCAAGCTCTTCCCGGAAGCAAATGCAAGACGCCTCTCGCAGGCAGCGCTTGAAACGCTTGCCGTGATTGCTTACCAGCAGCCGATTACAAAGGCCGCGATTGAACAGGTTCGTGGCGTTTCTTCTGCGGATGGTCCGATCCGTAACTTGCTTGACAAGGGCTTTATTACTTTGGGCGCAAGAGCAGAAACGGTCGGTAACCCTTACACTTACGTGACCACGCAGGAATTTTTAAAATACTTTGGTATCAATCGCATTCCGGAAGACTTGCCGCGTTTGCGCGAATTCAGTGAACTTTTGGAAGCGGGCGCTTTGGTGCCGCAGTACTCCAAGCCTGATAACGCTCCGGAAGAACCGACTCCGCTCGAAGAATCGACTGACCAGATTGAATTGTCTATGGGAGATGCTTAATGGCCGTTACTCCGTTGATGCAGCAATATTACGAAATCAAGAAAGAAAATCCTGGCTGCATTTTGTTTTTCCGCATGGGCGACTTCTTTGAACTTTTTGAAGATGACGCTGTAATCGCCTCGAAAATTTTAGGTTTAACGCTCACGAGCCGCAATAACGGCGCTTCCGGTGCAACGCCTTTGTGCGGGTTCCCGCACCACGCTGCCGAACGCTATGTGCCCAAGATGGTGGCCGCCGGCTACCGCATCGCCATTTGCGAACAGGTCGAAGACCCGAAACTCGCGAAAGGCATTGTCAAGCGCGACATTGTTGAAATCATCAGCGCCGGCACGGCGATGAACGAAGAAAACCTCAATGCAAAAGAGGCAAATTACCTTTGCGCTTATGTGCCTGCGACAAGCGATGACGGCAAGGGCGGAAACGGCGATGTGGCTGCGTTTGCGATTGCCGATGTGACGACAGGTTACTTGGCCACGTGCCGTAGCAGTGTGCAGGCTTTCGAATGTGAATTCAGCCGCCGCATGCCCAAGGAAATCGTGATTCCCGAAGGAACGACAATCCCTTCGGCGATTATGGACTTGATCAAGGCCGAAAACGTCTTGGTCACTGAACTCCCGGCGATTTTGTTTGCTGAAGACCAGGCGAAGGACGTGCTGTTTACGCACTTCAAGGTTGAAGCGCTTGATGGCCTTGGCTTGGATGGTCGCGTTTTTGAAACGTCCGTGACGGGCGCCTTGCTCCAGTATTTGATCAACCAGAAAAAATCCGAATTGTCGCACTTTACGACGCTCGAGATTTTGAATCTGGACGATTACATGACGCTCGACCCGAGTACGCTCCGCAACTTGGAACTGGTGCGTCCGCTGAATGCTGACGATTATTCCAGTACGCTTTGCTCGGTGCTCGATTTTACGGTGACGGCGATGGGTGGGCGTACGCTCAAGGATTGGGTGAGCCATCCGTTGATTGCTGTGGACCGCATCCGCGAACGTGAAGAAGCGGTGGGCGAGCTTGTCCAGAATCCTGTGGCGCTTGACGAACTCAAGGAATCCTTGACGTCGATTCTCGATATGGAGCGCTTGATGGGCCGTGTCGGTAGCGGTCGTGCAAATGCGCGTGACCTTGCGGGAATGGGTCGTTCCCTTTCGCAGGCATCGAAGGTTGCTGACGTTTTGGAAGGCTTGCATGCGCCACTTTTTGAAGGGCTGCGCGAAACGCTGAATGCGGCAAAGGGCCGTGGCGAAGATTTGCTCAAGTACTTCAATGATGACTTGCCGATGACCGTGCGCGAAGGCGGTATGATCCGCCCGGGTGCAAGTGCTGAACTTGATGCGATGAACGAGGACATCAAGGAACGCCGCGAATGGATTGCTTCGCTGGAAGTTCGCGAACGCGAACGCCTTGGAATCCCGTCATTGAAGGTCGGTTACAACCGCGTGTTCGGTTACTACATCGAAATCACGAAGGCGCAGATGGCAAAGGCCACGCAGCCGATTCCGGACGAGTATATCCGCAAGCAGACAACGGTAAACGGCGAACGCTATATCACGCCGGAAATGAAGGAATGCGAATCCGTCATCAGCAATGCCGAAGTCAACATCCATGCGCTGGAATACAAGATTTTCTGCGAACTTCGCGAACGCGTGAACAGCTGGCGTGCCGAACTCCAAGGCATTGCCGATGCGATTGCTCGCGTGGATAGCTTGTATAGCTTTGCCCGTGCGGCCCGCAAGTACAATTACGTTTGCCCGGAAGTTTTTGAAGGGACGGGTATTGAAATTCGCGGCGGTTTCCATCCGGTGATTGTCGCGGTGAACCCTGATTTGAACTTTGTTCCGAACGATGTGACGCTCTCGCCGGACGGAACGCGACTGATGCTCATTACAGGCCCGAACATGGCCGGTAAATCGACGTACTTGCGCCAGACGGGGCTTATTGTGCTCATGGCGCAGATAG is a window from the Fibrobacter sp. UWB4 genome containing:
- the rapA gene encoding RNA polymerase-associated protein RapA codes for the protein MMMFKIGQRYVSQAEPTLGLGIVSEVQGRTVKILFPSIGQARIYRTDEAPIERFVLQVGETVKSEKGVSFVVDSVREDAGIVVYVGRNGKEMKESELSSKISTARPAVLFKALADDEVCSSRDFLRHEDAMEMYYKWTSSPVRGMIGPRVNMIPHQYYLCYRACSSSTLPRLMLSDEVGLGKTIEAGMIWHALKSRGRIQRTLVIVPETLKHQWMIEMKRRFNQLFTLVDEGYIRGLFVGVAKDETKPNPFLQSNDIIVSIDFLMAQPALIEDLLKTNWDMTIIDEAHHLVCEDGFTSHEYMLANRVIGRSKGVLLLTGTPLQLHPESQFNRLKMLDPVRFADYNDFIKDQEAYLKLVRDLNKLPTDPNHHMSWDDLYECVPKNSQIRPWLEQENSKSMTAGEWMRRIVDGMGTGSVVFRNTRKGVGGFPKRVLDEIPLEPNPAYREMVDVAADRDLEASTDIQENGLLCTRFSDAWAMDERFVWLKGFLKEYKNEKVLLICESIQVVQALETLLLEFLGEGAFVMFHEDMSIMARDKAAANFSKPDGANLLIASEIGSEGRNFQFSHHLVLFDLPLDAALVEQRIGRLDRIGQDKDIIIHVPYVKGSGQEVMFRWYNEGLNSFGAPLMSGGELFLKYTESLIEALATPRASLENFVKNVIPQVKKDCEQMRKHIENGRDRLLEFNSRNPEKAKEITDEIRELDAEPELKNLVFDSLMNRGLDVEKSSVQDCFLITMGPQVEAGSVPGMPDLAMAATSAGGGRVNSQTDLCGEGSGEGDGDGRVSGGTCMTVTFDRDVAMTHDDIEFISLDHPLAQGVFDYETSFGRGTVSCAIWPNSGLRGLMMQYNFAVELPVSEEWGCADIAGPKYFKVLVNAKGENMSGYFDALSNAALKDVGVPQGNAAVDMTLRYFAKDGLAKARLIVSEQAKKYAEEAANAVEARSEQEYQRMNHLLSMRGKAGTSEALKQLRKNVQERKKIVANPQLRLDAIRLVVCK
- the proB gene encoding glutamate 5-kinase; the protein is MSELRKNILDEARRVVVKIGSRILVDSERGGVRTRYIQKLADSVARLMDAGKEVVIVTSGAVGTGMAELGYAQKPTVLAEKQACAAVGQIDLMYAYREMFRWVQLSVGQILLSAEDFRDRARYKNLQNTIKAMLARKIVPIINENDSLAVAEIKVGDNDKLSSDVALFLDADLLLIFTDEDGLFDDNPKKNPNARLLNFVPEITPAILALAGKPGEAGSAVSTGGMRSKLEAIRNVTKSGANAFLASGMKVLPHQVFFENATGTLFAGSKKKLNSRQRWLSFITTPRGSVIVDEGGVKALRENHSSLLPVGVIAVQKHFDKGDLIEVQDEKKNPVARGVAGFDSETLKLVLRKKTAQVHEILGKNVPDELIHKNDLVVF
- a CDS encoding OmpA family protein, producing the protein MGKVIKLALMGTAVALFAWGCSKEKPETDPQPQTAPEAPADSTLNLDALVADTLSADSLARLEAERLEAERARLEELINRIMLEDVYFDYDRSELTENAKRLLAQVAEILVNETRFIVTVEGHTDARGTEDYNISLGARRSTVVREFLIAYGVDANRLVSVSYGKERPKVQGSDEMAYSKNRRAHFRVSIDQ
- a CDS encoding tol-pal system YbgF family protein, producing the protein MNLKTLSLSVVLASFVLSGCSSITMLRTKEMRAVGDDVIAKNDSSYKALSAENASLRAELDSVKAQLDASAVAQKRLQAEVTVLSNRMSEETVRRDTRQEEIIYRLDLLLGKSDKILAKKVVVNNGVASAVMEPDANAEKMIEAETMFNAAHSDYHRGEYKLAYNGFKQVYELVKKGEMAEGALYWMSLCLIEANQAAKAKTLLTNLVDSNPNGMKACAGMYKLASIYGNECNLDRKKQYLQMILSNNTCASTPELEQAALSLQEMLDFKSPDGRSATEICREQMR
- a CDS encoding RDD family protein, whose translation is MKWFYIDTSITDGDRRQGPYSIDEIRDFVNEGKIKDETLVWHTGEANWKAWKDFPEASEPPEPSEEELLKQTIETLLQSRMNRKRYAGFFVRANAFIIDNIILSIFGALFLYVMSLAGMLDLNAVSEIVNQYIENPTSTELVSKALELPGMSAFFTIWSFVQAVYFIVFHAVWGATPGKKLLHIHVEMANGEKLSWAFSIFRFIASIVTQATLVFYGLGYLIVLIDPQKRALHDFIARTRVVHNAIEQKENKEV
- the murA gene encoding UDP-N-acetylglucosamine 1-carboxyvinyltransferase, which translates into the protein MDQFIVPQVKAPVNGEVEISGAKNAVLAVMAAALLAEGVSEITNVPHLKDMKTMSDVLRVIGCHINGGSHVLKIDTRGVDHLEAPYELVKTMRASFYVLGPLVARFGRCRVSLPGGCAWGPRPVDLHLKGLEALGAKITVTHGYVEATCEGRLPGGNFNFPISSVGATVNVLMAATLAKGVSVLQNAALEPEIDNLIDFLTSMGAKIQGRGTRTLTVQGVESLRPGTGVTIPDRIEAGTFLCAAAITRGRVKVTRIIPEHIASTLDAFREIGCKVSVGADWAEVDARQQELKPMSLVTLPFPGFPTDMQAPFMATLLSIPGNSLVQDTVYNDRFKHVAELERLGASIQMNGNTATIKGGLPLEGADIMGSDLRASAALVLAGLIAEGETTISRIYHLDRGYEDFEAKMAKIGATVKRFNPDARDE
- a CDS encoding PD40 domain-containing protein produces the protein MNKIKLLFVFVAMALAAPAFAAIDTIAVDVGISVFQTMPIGVVPFEEEGNIKWTNEAPHLILTRDANLTGRFEAVNSDKFDLVLFSKKRARQYVTGNATKLSNGKIKLDCYLYAAETKDLLLGESYTVKPYDVRQAIHSFFDKVVYRLFGERGVASTKLAYVSKIDGVKQVVISDYDGFSRRQITRDSSINMMPVWQKGNKGLVYVNFRKQRPNLYAITFGGKETPLFTQFKQTFSPAVNPKTGELLFSVTDGGKTELYRGDIKTGSAQKFLHLKSNQVSPSWSPFASEVLFTSDRGGSPQVYAVGKDGTDVRRITYMGHYNERASWSPEGDRIVYTSMDDGKMNIYTCALDGTDIIQLTSNAGNNEHPTWSPDGKLIAFASDRGGNYQIYIMRKDGSGVTRITNGVENTSPTWSWFFDDKKFK
- the scpB gene encoding SMC-Scp complex subunit ScpB: MAEDQNVEELAEESAELPKVESREDLARIIQALVFASPDVVTLKKLREILGDFLDARSVADALITANDSLNKIQSPFEIVEQAGGYRFRTRAKYYPWVRKLFPEANARRLSQAALETLAVIAYQQPITKAAIEQVRGVSSADGPIRNLLDKGFITLGARAETVGNPYTYVTTQEFLKYFGINRIPEDLPRLREFSELLEAGALVPQYSKPDNAPEEPTPLEESTDQIELSMGDA